One genomic region from Lycorma delicatula isolate Av1 chromosome 1, ASM4794821v1, whole genome shotgun sequence encodes:
- the LOC142317594 gene encoding uncharacterized protein LOC142317594 → MQVIEQPTRNDTLTCNDTFKRPYYLPHHAVFKQTSSTTKLRVVFDASAKADNGISLNDTLIVDPSVQQDLISIVLRFRTHVYAMIADIAKMYRQVLVDPRDYDLQRIIWRNSSEEEIGHYQLKTITYGSASAPFLATRCIIQLANENSKQFPKASEVIRRDFYVDDLQTGADDLTEAMQLQGEITAILKQAGFDLRKWCSNSSTLLESVSETDDSNHTFNFSSEGINTLGLIWNHIQDKISIGHNIFNIRPPWSIRSNYYAI, encoded by the coding sequence ATGCAGGTAATTGAACAACCAACAAGAAACGATACTTTGACATGCAATGATACCTTTAAAAGACCATACTATCTACCACATCACGCAGTATTCAAACAAACCAGTAGTACCACCAAACTACGAGTCGTATTCGATGCCTCAGCTAAGGCTGACAATGGAATATCCCTTAACGACACGCTCATAGTAGATCCGTCTGTGCAGCAAGACTTAATATCGATAGTATTACGCTTTAGAACACATGTATACGCTATGATCGCCGACATTGCGAAAATGTATAGACAAGTACTGGTTGATCCAAGGGATTATGATCTTCAAAGGATTATATGGCGAAATTCTAGTGAAGAAGAAATTGGCCATTACCaactaaaaacaataacatatgGATCAGCATCCGCGCCATTTCTCGCCACAAGATGCATTATACAACTGGCCAACGAAAACTCAAAACAATTTCCTAAGGCTTCTGAAGTGATACGTCGTGATTTCTACGTAGATGACTTACAAACTGGTGCTGATGATTTAACTGAGGCCATGCAACTGCAAGGTGAAATAACAGCGATTCTAAAGCAAGCGGGATTCGACCTACGTAAATGGTGCTCTAACAGCTCAACTCTCCTGGAATCCGTATCCGAAACCGATGATTCAAACCATACATTTAACTTTTCTAGCGAGGGAATCAACACATTAGGTTTAATTTGGAACCACATTCAAGATAAGATCAGTATTGGCCACAATATCTTCAATATTCGACCCCCTTGGTCTATTAGGTCCAATTATTATGCAATATAA